A genomic segment from Stenotrophomonas maltophilia encodes:
- a CDS encoding ExbD/TolR family protein, translated as MAFSSGNSGGPMADINVTPLVDVMLVLLIIFIITAPLMSHKVKVDLPEANLIQKPEDAEKRPNPITLAVKEDGSIYWNDEEINKQTLESRLATAAQQTPQPPLNLRGDRTTKMRVINDLTKVAQEQGMLDVGFVATKEKGQ; from the coding sequence ATGGCTTTCAGTAGTGGTAACAGCGGCGGCCCCATGGCCGACATCAACGTTACGCCCCTCGTGGACGTGATGCTGGTGCTGCTGATCATCTTCATCATCACGGCGCCCCTGATGTCCCACAAGGTCAAGGTGGATCTGCCGGAAGCCAACCTGATCCAGAAGCCGGAAGATGCTGAAAAGCGTCCGAACCCGATCACGCTGGCAGTCAAGGAAGACGGCTCGATCTACTGGAACGACGAAGAAATCAACAAGCAGACTCTCGAGTCCCGCTTGGCGACCGCCGCACAGCAGACCCCGCAGCCGCCGCTGAACCTGCGTGGTGACCGCACCACCAAGATGCGCGTCATCAACGACCTGACCAAGGTCGCGCAGGAACAGGGCATGCTGGACGTCGGCTTCGTTGCGACCAAAGAAAAGGGGCAATAA
- a CDS encoding ExbD/TolR family protein — protein sequence MAFSSGGGKGPMADINVTPLVDVMLVLLIIFIVTAPIMTYPIAVDLPQRVLNPPPQLVEPPPPIELKIDASNQVSWNNSPINTSELQQRMEQEVQRDPTNQPELRIDASPDSEYDVMAKVLAAAKNAQMKKIGFVQQ from the coding sequence ATGGCATTCAGTAGTGGTGGTGGCAAGGGCCCCATGGCAGACATCAACGTCACGCCCCTCGTGGACGTGATGCTGGTTCTGCTGATCATCTTCATCGTGACCGCGCCGATCATGACGTACCCGATCGCCGTGGACCTGCCGCAGCGCGTGCTCAACCCACCGCCGCAGCTGGTCGAACCGCCGCCGCCGATCGAGCTGAAGATCGACGCCAGCAACCAGGTCTCGTGGAACAACAGCCCGATCAATACCAGCGAGCTGCAGCAGCGGATGGAGCAGGAGGTCCAGCGTGACCCGACCAACCAGCCGGAACTGCGCATCGACGCCAGCCCGGATTCCGAGTACGACGTGATGGCCAAGGTTCTGGCCGCCGCGAAGAATGCTCAGATGAAGAAGATCGGTTTTGTGCAGCAGTAA
- the cls gene encoding cardiolipin synthase encodes MLALFDSLRHWLDGIAHLGTILAVAYLLYLFALAGWIMLQKREPVATLSWILSLALLPYLGLFIYYLLGPQKVKRQRLRRGRARSGMEHYSDVCPPDSDCTELAKIAQATTGLAPSSATEVTWLVDGAATYAALLDAIAQARDHVHLEYYIFNPDHAGTALRDALVERAQAGVQVRLLLDAVGSSALPHRFLQPLLDAGGEAIWFHPRQLLKPFKRPWLNLRTHRKLVIVDGRVAFTGGINITDEEDESRRPDAYRDLHMRIRGHVVRSLQLVFAEDWLYASGQDHSRFDIARLWPADMPLRADGPISAQVLVSGPDSGWETIHRLHVAAIQEAHERVWLVTPYFVPGEAARMALTSAALGGLDVRLLVPKMSDSWFVTQAARSYFDELLHAGVKIYEYGPRMLHTKAFIADDDVCIVGSANFDHRSFRLNFELSMMISDHDRVAALAELLQGEFDRATRVHDQAGRSLWLHRLPEAFARLASPLL; translated from the coding sequence ATGCTCGCCCTCTTCGACTCCCTGCGCCACTGGCTCGACGGCATCGCCCACCTCGGCACGATCCTGGCGGTGGCCTACCTGCTGTACCTGTTCGCGCTGGCAGGCTGGATCATGCTGCAGAAGCGCGAGCCGGTGGCCACGCTGAGCTGGATCCTTTCGCTGGCACTGCTGCCCTATCTCGGGCTCTTCATCTACTACCTGCTGGGGCCGCAGAAGGTGAAGCGGCAACGGCTGCGGCGTGGCCGTGCACGCTCGGGCATGGAGCACTACAGCGATGTCTGCCCGCCCGATTCGGACTGCACCGAGCTGGCCAAGATTGCCCAGGCGACCACCGGACTGGCGCCAAGCAGTGCCACCGAGGTGACCTGGCTGGTCGACGGCGCAGCCACCTATGCCGCGCTGCTCGACGCGATCGCGCAGGCGCGCGACCACGTGCACCTGGAGTACTACATCTTCAATCCCGACCATGCCGGCACCGCCCTGCGTGATGCCCTGGTCGAACGTGCGCAGGCCGGTGTGCAGGTGCGCCTGCTGCTGGATGCGGTCGGCTCTTCCGCCCTGCCCCATCGCTTCCTGCAGCCACTGCTGGACGCCGGCGGTGAAGCGATCTGGTTCCATCCGCGGCAGCTGCTGAAGCCGTTCAAGCGCCCGTGGCTGAACCTGCGCACCCACCGCAAGCTGGTGATCGTCGACGGCCGCGTCGCCTTCACCGGCGGCATCAACATCACCGACGAGGAAGACGAGAGCCGCAGGCCGGACGCCTACCGCGACCTGCACATGCGTATCCGCGGCCATGTGGTGCGCAGCCTGCAGCTGGTGTTCGCCGAGGACTGGCTCTATGCCAGTGGCCAGGACCACTCCCGTTTCGACATCGCCCGCCTGTGGCCGGCCGACATGCCGCTGCGCGCGGATGGACCGATCAGCGCACAGGTGCTGGTGTCCGGGCCCGACTCGGGCTGGGAGACCATCCATCGCCTGCATGTGGCGGCGATCCAGGAAGCGCATGAGCGGGTGTGGCTGGTCACGCCCTATTTCGTGCCGGGCGAAGCGGCGCGGATGGCACTGACCTCGGCTGCACTGGGCGGCCTGGACGTGCGCCTGCTGGTACCGAAGATGAGCGATTCCTGGTTCGTCACCCAGGCCGCACGCTCCTACTTCGATGAGCTGCTGCATGCTGGCGTGAAGATCTACGAATACGGCCCGCGGATGCTGCATACCAAGGCGTTCATTGCCGATGACGATGTCTGCATTGTCGGCAGTGCCAACTTCGACCACCGCAGCTTCCGGCTGAACTTCGAGCTGTCGATGATGATCAGCGACCATGACCGTGTCGCCGCACTGGCCGAACTGCTGCAGGGCGAATTCGACCGCGCCACCCGGGTGCATGACCAGGCCGGCCGCTCGCTATGGCTGCACCGCCTGCCCGAGGCCTTCGCCCGGCTGGCCTCGCCGCTGCTCTGA
- a CDS encoding pyridoxine 5'-phosphate synthase — protein MTQLSVNVNKIAVLRNSRGGAEPDVVRAAQACLDAGAHGITVHPRPDRRHITAEDVLALSTLTRARGVEFNIEGNPFAPPREGYPGLLPLCEQTRPAQATLVPDGDGQITSDHGFDFERDAERLRPLVAALKAMGCRVSLFVDAGNPLLEQAAEVGADRIELYTGPYAEAHAAGDADAMLALFATAARRAQAVGLGVNAGHDLSQDNLRDFLAHVPEVLEVSIGHALIGEALYDGLDATVRGYLALL, from the coding sequence ATGACCCAGCTCAGCGTCAACGTCAACAAGATCGCCGTCCTGCGCAATTCGCGCGGCGGCGCCGAACCGGACGTGGTGCGCGCCGCCCAGGCCTGCCTGGATGCCGGTGCACATGGCATCACCGTGCACCCGCGGCCAGACCGCCGCCACATCACCGCCGAGGACGTGCTGGCCCTGTCCACGTTGACCCGCGCGCGTGGCGTTGAATTCAACATCGAAGGCAATCCGTTTGCGCCGCCGCGCGAGGGCTACCCGGGGCTGCTGCCGCTGTGCGAACAGACCCGCCCGGCGCAGGCCACCCTGGTGCCCGACGGCGACGGCCAGATCACCTCCGACCACGGTTTCGACTTCGAACGCGATGCCGAGCGCCTGCGTCCGCTGGTGGCCGCGCTGAAGGCGATGGGGTGCCGGGTCAGTCTGTTTGTCGACGCGGGCAACCCATTGCTGGAGCAGGCAGCCGAGGTGGGAGCAGACCGCATTGAGCTGTATACCGGGCCCTATGCGGAGGCGCATGCGGCCGGCGACGCCGACGCGATGCTGGCGTTGTTCGCCACTGCCGCCCGCCGTGCGCAGGCCGTTGGCCTGGGCGTCAATGCTGGCCACGACCTGTCGCAGGACAACCTGCGCGACTTCCTGGCCCACGTGCCGGAGGTGCTGGAGGTGTCGATCGGCCACGCGCTGATCGGCGAGGCACTGTATGACGGGCTGGATGCCACCGTGCGCGGGTACCTGGCGCTGCTCTGA